A single genomic interval of Koleobacter methoxysyntrophicus harbors:
- a CDS encoding IS3 family transposase (programmed frameshift): MDKRKNYTAEFKTKVVLEILKEEKTVSQISSEYGIHPTQLHRWKQQFLENMTSAFSRGETEADKLKKKYESEREELLKEIGQLTVEVNWLKKKLGSKHSKSERKAMVEKDSKEITVKRQCELLDINRTSIYYTPVPISPEEIEIKHKIDEIYTRWPTYGYRRITAMLKRYGYEINRKRVRRYMREMGIYGICSGPNLSKRNKQHHTYPYLLRNLPIERPNQVFGIDITYIRMKHGWMYLVALIDWHSRYIVSWELSQTLEKSFVLTAVRKGLITGKPEIINIDQGSHFTCNDYIDLLKENNIKISMDGKGRATDNAITERFFRSLKYEKIYRMEYETPRQVRQGITEYIDEYNYERPHQSLGYKTPAEVYFGEIGGKKLFQESS; this comes from the exons ATGGATAAGAGAAAAAATTACACAGCAGAATTTAAAACAAAAGTAGTATTGGAAATACTCAAAGAGGAAAAAACTGTAAGTCAGATATCCTCTGAGTATGGTATCCATCCCACCCAGTTGCACCGATGGAAACAGCAGTTTTTAGAGAATATGACTTCAGCATTTAGTCGAGGAGAAACTGAAGCTGATAAGCTCAAGAAAAAGTATGAATCCGAAAGGGAGGAATTATTAAAAGAGATAGGCCAGCTAACTGTAGAGGTTAACTGGTTGAAAAAAAAA CTGGGTTCAAAACATAGCAAATCTGAGCGTAAGGCAATGGTTGAAAAGGATAGCAAGGAAATTACAGTTAAGCGTCAATGCGAGCTTCTAGATATTAACAGGACAAGCATATACTATACACCTGTGCCAATATCACCTGAGGAAATTGAAATAAAGCACAAGATTGATGAGATCTATACCAGATGGCCTACATATGGATACAGGCGGATAACAGCGATGCTAAAGCGTTATGGGTATGAAATAAACCGCAAAAGGGTAAGAAGGTATATGCGTGAAATGGGTATATACGGTATATGTTCAGGTCCGAACTTAAGTAAGAGAAACAAGCAGCATCACACATACCCATACTTACTGAGAAATTTACCAATAGAGCGTCCTAATCAGGTTTTTGGAATAGATATTACCTATATACGGATGAAGCATGGCTGGATGTATCTTGTGGCATTAATTGACTGGCACTCCAGGTACATTGTCAGTTGGGAGCTTTCACAAACCCTGGAGAAATCATTTGTACTTACAGCTGTAAGGAAAGGATTAATAACGGGAAAGCCTGAAATAATTAACATTGATCAAGGAAGTCATTTTACCTGTAACGATTATATAGATTTACTTAAAGAGAACAACATAAAAATCAGTATGGATGGTAAAGGCAGAGCCACAGATAATGCAATAACAGAGCGCTTTTTCCGCTCTTTAAAGTACGAAAAGATTTACAGAATGGAGTATGAGACTCCAAGGCAGGTAAGACAAGGAATAACAGAGTATATTGATGAGTACAACTATGAAAGACCTCATCAGTCACTAGGGTATAAAACACCTGCAGAAGTTTATTTTGGGGAAATAGGGGGCAAAAAACTTTTTCAAGAATCCAGTTGA